The genomic window GGTCAATAAATTGCACAAGATCGCCATGTATCCGAATGAAGCCGGAGAAGTATTCCTGGACGAATGCCGCATTCCGGTGGAAAACGTCATCGGAGAAGTAGGCAAAGGCTTCCGCTACCTGATGCAAACCCTGGCGGCGGGACGTATCGTGCACAGCTCCTTGAGTGTCGGCCTGGCCCAGGCGGCCTATGAAGCTTCTCTGGAGCACGCCAAGACGAGGGTGCAATTCGGGAAACCCATCGGCTGCAATCAGGGGATTGCTTTCAAGATTTCTCGAATGGCCATCGATATCGAAGCGGCTCGCTGGATGACCTATCGGGCGGCATGGCTTCTGGATAACGGGAGGGAGTGCAACACGGAGGCATCGATGGCCAAAGTCATGTCCAGCGAAACCTGTGTCAATATAGGCAACGAGGCTATGCAGATTCACGGCGGATATGGATTCATGACGGATTCGCCTATCCAACGGTTCTGGCGTGACTCCCGAACCCGCACTGTGACAGAGGGGACCACAGAGATCCAGCTCACCGTCATTGCGAGAGCGCTGGGGCTTAAACCGTCATAGCCGTCGTGAAGCGAAAAAAATTTTCAGTACAGACAGTGCTATCTCTATGCGCAGAGAGCGGAACGTTCTCTCGCGTCAGAGTGGAGCATCGGCAATTTCAGCGGCCATAGAGCTCGCATTTGTTCAAAAAACCCATTTTAGCGACAGGAGGAGCAGTATATGAGTGTCACGAAGGGAGTTGGAGTCGGTCAGATAGCAGCTAAAGACTTGACGGGAGATCGGGTCAAAAACCGGCCCAAGGCATCCAATCCCGTCAAGGTTTGCGATACCACGCTTCGAGATGCGCATCAGTCTCTTTGGGCCACGCGCATGCGGATGGAGGACGTTGAATTTCTGGCCGAAGAGATCGAGAAATGCGGTTTCTATTCGGTAGAAATGTGGGGAGGTGCCACATTCGATGTCTCCCATCGTTTCCTGGGGGAGGATCCCTGGGAGCGCCCCCGCATTCTGAAGAAACTCATGCCCAAGACGCCGTTTCAGATGCTGCTTCGCGGGCAGAATCTGGTAGCCTATCGTAATCATGCCGATGATCTGGTAGATGCGTTTGTGGAGAAGGCTGCCGAGGTGGGAATCGATATCTTCCGGGTGTTTGACGCGGTCAATGACGAGCGCAACATCGAGCGGGCTGCCAAGGCCATCAAGAAGGCCGGAAAGCATTTTCAGGGCGCAGTGTGTTATTCTCTAACCCAGCCGAGACTCGGCGGGCCGGTCTACAACATCGCCTATTTTGTGGAGAAGGCCAAGGTTCTGCGCGATCTGGGGGCAGATTCCATTGCCATCAAAGACCAGGCGGGCCTGATTTCTCCCTATGATGCCTATGACCTGATAAAGGCGCTCAAGGAGGCGCTCACCATCCCCGTCGAGCTCCATACGCACTATACCAGCGGGCAGGGCTCGATGTCCTATTTGAAGGCCATCGAGGCCGGGGTGGATATTATCGATACAGCGGTTTCGCCACTTGCCCTCAGGACGTCTTCTCCTGCCATCGAGCCGCTGGTGGTCACGCTCTATGGTACCACCAGAGATACCGGTTTGGATGTGGAGCAGATCATCAAGGTGGCGGCCAAACTGGAGCAGATCGCACCCAAGTACCGGGATTTTCTGGACGCGTCTTCGCTTTCAGTCATTGATGCCGGGGTGTTGCTGCACCAGATTCCGGGAGGTATGTGGAGCAACTTGGTTTCACAGCTCAAGCAGTTTGACGCCATGGATAAGCTGGATCAGGTCTTGGTGGAAACGGCTAGAACCCGGGCGGAGTTGGGATATCCCCCACTGGTCACGCCCACAAGCCAGCTCGTAGGGGCTCAAGCGGTGCAGAACGTCCTGGCAGGCCGATACAAGATGATTGCCAAAGAGACCAAGGATTATTGCTGGGGACTCTATGGCAAATCGCCCGTGCCCATCGATAAGGAATTGCAGAAGAAGATACTGAAGGGCTATGAAAGGGGCGAAGAGCCGATCACTACCCGGGCGGCCGACAGCCTCGAACCGGAGATGAAGAAGGCCAAAGAGAAGTCGAAGGAGTTCGCCAAAGACGTGAAGGACGAGATCCTCTTTGCCATGTTTCCTACCACCGGCGCACGATATCTCAAATATAAATATGGCATGGACAAGACCGTCCCTTCGGATTGGAAGCCGCCCATGGCGCCCAAGACGATGGAGGAAGCCAAAGCAGAAGCGGATATTATCGCCAAGGCCAAGGCGGGCAAGCTGGCCGAGAAAGAGGTAAAGAAGGCGGCACCGGCCAAAGGGCCTGGCGTTAGGACCTATAATGTATTCGTGGATGGAGAGTATTACGAGGTGGATGTTGAGGCATCAGGCGCGGGCAAAGCGCCGGCAGTATCGGTATCTGTGCCA from Dehalococcoidia bacterium includes these protein-coding regions:
- a CDS encoding pyruvate carboxylase subunit B produces the protein MSVTKGVGVGQIAAKDLTGDRVKNRPKASNPVKVCDTTLRDAHQSLWATRMRMEDVEFLAEEIEKCGFYSVEMWGGATFDVSHRFLGEDPWERPRILKKLMPKTPFQMLLRGQNLVAYRNHADDLVDAFVEKAAEVGIDIFRVFDAVNDERNIERAAKAIKKAGKHFQGAVCYSLTQPRLGGPVYNIAYFVEKAKVLRDLGADSIAIKDQAGLISPYDAYDLIKALKEALTIPVELHTHYTSGQGSMSYLKAIEAGVDIIDTAVSPLALRTSSPAIEPLVVTLYGTTRDTGLDVEQIIKVAAKLEQIAPKYRDFLDASSLSVIDAGVLLHQIPGGMWSNLVSQLKQFDAMDKLDQVLVETARTRAELGYPPLVTPTSQLVGAQAVQNVLAGRYKMIAKETKDYCWGLYGKSPVPIDKELQKKILKGYERGEEPITTRAADSLEPEMKKAKEKSKEFAKDVKDEILFAMFPTTGARYLKYKYGMDKTVPSDWKPPMAPKTMEEAKAEADIIAKAKAGKLAEKEVKKAAPAKGPGVRTYNVFVDGEYYEVDVEASGAGKAPAVSVSVPSASAAPKPAVVSTSAPDVAPAEPAATPVAKVDGTPVLAPMPGMLVQYEVKVGDKVDQDAPVVVLEAMKMQNSILAPVSGKIAAINCKPGARVAKN